One window from the genome of Cryptomeria japonica chromosome 6, Sugi_1.0, whole genome shotgun sequence encodes:
- the LOC131876464 gene encoding uncharacterized protein LOC131876464: MESTLVNKINFSLNLLKQTSFYTKMAEQLEKNEFKAQIQRLKSMQENGGIEMVIYEIGSMESSEESCLQFALALVLKNELHLVQDITIYDQNLSASELEVINHFQCQCHSNTTVNKVERPTLFFINGCKFYLWNNILEANFMPQELNKIVILGRPLKQWVKSLPENFGEIKYASTIMKKKPQIIKEFPILMRTGEDLNLSHPQWWSFHIDGATIDPHQIALRQVFYNLSLHFFDVFVNPFKITSIHPHPWKVLNSTPPPPPPNINRKPCSSQALDLTDPTADEIKIREAIEASIIRLEASSFYKKFTETIKCPEFVQHFERLKLTQQQLTGNSENFKLRLVLYGVGKIEKSERSRLQFSLVILLQRDFDWVGELTAFEPEASHTEIKVMQGFGCDWITNNEKGRRFVHKPTLFYMPAVPVFVHNDLISSNWGFSGLNKMIILGISFKTTASMVPQMTYIFQVLQRDGIVFEVPVNGQGCGPPDDCSHAFEFYGWHFFNSSANSCDQDKISVPNCLPLKMSAE, from the coding sequence ATGGAGAGCACACTGGTTAACAAAATAAACTTTTCCCTAAATCTATTAAAGCAAACATCATTCTACACAAAAATGGCGGAACAACTTGAGAAAAATGAATTCAAGGCCCAAATTCAAAGGTTGAAAAGCATGCAGGAAAACGGCGGAATAGAAATGGTGATCTATGAGATTGGAAGCATGGAAAGCAGCGAGGAATCCTGCTTGCAATTCGCTCTTGCCCTTGTCCTAAAAAACGAATTACACCTGGTACAAGACATAACAATCTACGATCAAAATCTCTCTGCATCTGAACTTGAAGTCATAAACCATTTCCAATGCCAATGCCATTCAAACACCACAGTAAACAAAGTGGAAAGACCCACTCTGTTCTTCATAAATGGCTGCAAATTTTATCTCTGGAATAACATTCTGGAGGCCAATTTTATGCCACAGGAATTGAACAAGATTGTTATTTTAGGCAGGCCACTTAAACAATGGGTCAAATCTTTGCCAGAAAACTTTGGGGAAATCAAATATGCTTCAACAATCATGAAAAAAAAGCcacaaataattaaagaattccCAATATTAATGAGAACGGGGGAGGATTTGAACCTGAGTCACCCACAGTGGTGGAGCTTTCATATTGATGGCGCCACCATAGACCCTCATCAAATTGCTCTTCGCCAAGTGTTCTACAATCTGTCGTTGCATTTCTTTGACGTCTTTGTTAATCCATTCAAAATTACATCAATTCACCCTCACCCGTGGAAGGTCCTAAATTCGACTCCTCCCCCTCCTCCCCCTAATATTAACAGAAAACCCTGTTCATCGCAGGCCCTAGATCTGACAGACCCCACGGCTGACGAGATCAAAATCCGCGAAGCCATCGAGGCCTCCATAATTCGGCTGGAGGCCTCGTCGTTTTACAAGAAATTCACAGAAACAATAAAATGCCCCGAATTCGTTCAACATTTTGAACGGCTGAAGCTTACACAGCAACAATTGACGGGAAATTCGGAAAATTTTAAGTTGCGGTTAGTTTTATACGGGGTGGGCAAAATCGAGAAGTCGGAACGTTCCAGGCTGCAATTCTCACTTGTGATTTTGCTGCAGCGGGATTTTGATTGGGTGGGGGAATTGACTGCTTTCGAGCCCGAGGCAAGCCATACAGAGATCAAAGTTATGCAGGGGTTTGGATGCGATTGGATCACTAATAATGAAAAAGGGCGGAGATTTGTGCACAAGCCAACACTTTTTTACATGCCTGCGGTTCCAGTGTTTGTGCACAACGATCTTATTTCTTCAAATTGGGGTTTTTCTGGATTGAATAAGATGATTATTTTGGGTATAAGTTTTAAGACGACAGCCTCCATGGTTCCTCAGATGACTTACATTTTTCAGGTGCTGCAACGCGATGGGATTGTGTTTGAAGTGCCTGTTAATGGACAGGGATGTGGCCCTCCAGATGATTGCTCCCATGCTTTCGAGTTTTATGGTTGGCATTTTTTCAACTCCTCTGCAAATTCTTGTGATCAGGACAAGATTTCAGTTCCAAATTGTTTACCTTTGAAGATGAGTGCAGAATGA